The following proteins are encoded in a genomic region of Arvicanthis niloticus isolate mArvNil1 chromosome 21, mArvNil1.pat.X, whole genome shotgun sequence:
- the LOC117693474 gene encoding uncharacterized protein LOC117693474, translating to MESVEARRRRRISELLKRIEQKQATAFQDVMGPEVCKVSSAETAVQNKKENATAPSPVDEEKTSESSVQVEPTRFKCFFSLLQRFSKKDPHPSQAWAEPPGPPSTSKETSANEKGMQNVPDIKELFFKKEEFEPHDEGSWEEYQSYFPHGVHVPDSRQTMASTMVESYVAQVGDTDVEEQEQLDSKENFPDAYEVQHWEMRKRASTLSPAVNTLFVHRPGSSESDEESTPIRRKKRRYKRRL from the exons TTTCTGAGCTATTAAAGAGAATTGAACAGAAGCAAGCTACAGCCTTTCAGGATGTGATGGGACCTGAAGTCTGTAAAGTTTCTTCAGCTGAAACAGCTGTACAGAATAAAAAAG AGAATGCCACGGCTCCTTCACCAGTTGACGAAGAAAAGACATCAGAGTCCTCCGTGCAG GTGGAGCCTACAAGATTCAAATGTT TTTTTTCACTTTTACAAAGattttctaagaaggacccacATCCTTCCCAGGCTTGGGCGGAACCTCCAGGTCCTCCAAGTACTTCCAAAGAAACATCAGCAAACGAAAAAG GAATGCAAAATGTTCCAGACATTAAagagctattttttaaaaaagaagagtttGAACCTCATGATGAG GGGTCCTGGGAAGAATACCAAAGCT ATTTCCCACATGGGGTTCATGTTCCCGACTCTAGACAAACA ATGGCTTCCACCATGGTAGAGAGTT ATGTAGCCCAGGTGGGAGACACAGATGTTGAAGAACAAGAACAACTGGATAGTAAAGAGAATTTTCCTG ATGCTTATGAAGTACAGCATTGGGAAATGAGAAAAAGAGCAAGCACTCTTTCTCCTG CGGTCAACACACTATTTGTACATCGACCAGGATCTTCCGAGTCTGATGAGGAAAGTACACCcatcagaaggaagaagaggagatacAAGAGGCGCCTTTAA